cataggattttaagTTGGCAAGATATccttccactccagtcatgtgtcttgaacatccactgtcaaagtaccaatcttgtctagatgatgcTCGTAGTGATGTGTGAGCTATCAGACATACATCATTCTCCTTTTCTTTCCACTCTTTCTTAGTCTTCACATTTTCTGGCTTTGGTGCAGGTGACCGGAAATTCTTTGGGTAACCATACAATTTatagcaataaggccttatgtgccctttcctaccacaataGTGACATCTCCAGTTCCTTCTTCTAGATTTAGTTCTTGACCAGTTATTCCGATGTGGAGGAGGATGTTGAGGCATCGATCCAGTCTGTGCAGGAGGCTCAAGTTTGGGTTTTAACCAAGTGTCAGTTCCCTGGTGTGTGGGAGGATGTGGTGGTAAAAAGCCAGCACTGACAGGAAAAGTCTTCTCAATGGGAGTACtgattgtagctttgttgtaTCCCATTTGTTGATCAACAATCTCATAGTCAAAGCCAATTGGTTTCTTTCCTGCACTTTGTTTCAATAGCATTGCTTGGAATTTTTCTTCTCCTGATCCATAAACTCTGACTTGTCttctagcatgctccaagtcACCATTCagtttttcaatttctttgttgaGAGTATCAATTGTTaccagacattcattcttctcaGCCTGCAGTTGACAATTcgccttcttttgtttttccaacgCTTTGTAAACTTCATTGCTTCTGATGAACAGATCCTTATAGGTGGTAAGCAGTTCCTCATAGGATGTTCCATCACATGATTCAGCATCAGATTCACACACACCTGTCAACGCATTGACATGTTTTGCAGATCCACTTTCAGTTTCCTCCTCTGAgtcatcctcatctgaccaagtgATAGTCAGACCTTTCCTTTGTCTCTTCAGAAAGGTAGGACATTCAGCTTTGATGTgtccatatccttcacattcatgacactGGACCCCTTCTGACTGACTGGTTTTCTCATCACTTCTAGCCCTTCTTTGATCATTGGTCTGTTTGTTGATGTCGAGCTTGATGCTTGGCACATTGAACTTAGACTTTTTGTCCATTCTTTTCATGACTCGGTTGAATTGCCTTCCTAGCAAGACCATTGCTTCTGACaaactttcatcactctccagatctgattcttcatcttctccagTGTTGGAGGCAAAAGCTaagcttttatttttcttttcttttctttgattcaTGCCTAGCTCATAGGTTTGAAGAGATCCTATTAGCTCATCTACTTGAATAGTTGCTAGGTCTTGAGACTCTTCTATTGCTGTTACCttcatgtcaaacctcttaggAAGAGATCTGAGAATTTTGCTTACAAGCTTCTCATCAGATATGGGTTCTCCTAACGCATCAAATGAGTTTGCAAATTCTAGAATATTCATGTGAAAATCATGAAtggtctcttcttccttcatacaCAGGTTTTCAAAGTTTGTacgaagcatctgaagtttagacAATTTTACCTTGCTtgttccttcatgtgctttccttAGTATTTCCCATGCATTCTTTGCTACAGTGCATCGTTTAACAAGTCTGAACATATTGATGTCCACTCCATTGAAGATGGCATTTAGAGCTTTTGAGTTACCAAGAGCTAGTTCATCCTCATCCTTTGAGTAGTCCTTTACTGCCTTAACCTCAGTTGTCTTGTTCCCGTCTTTGTCAAGAACAACTGGAGCCTCCCAGCCATTTTCAATagctttccatgttctgctGTCAATGGATTTTAAGAAAGccatcatcttagctttccagtagtcatagttctcaggccctATCAGTAGGGGCGGTCTGGAAAttgttcctccttccttgtccatttCACCAGAAAGtattttccctggagctcaccctaaatccagaacagggtgcctgctctgatgccaattgaaattctggcacactagtaacacgatgttgaacacgatgctccaacactgtatgtttgatccgatgatccaacactgtgttcaacactgaactagacgaacaataaggaaatataaaatgcacgaaacagaataacacagttatttgttaacccagttcagcataacagcctactctgggggataccaatccaagagtgaatccactatgatagtattagttcaaagccctcaataaacgccccgtttatgacttctcacctaatcaccacccgtgctatattctacctaagtcacacctaggtatgagaacctccgctcaactcctcttaatcacagccactgtgatcgtacacgttACAGTTtacagatgaagacacacttcttaaaacatccaccaattccgtacttcaaagcttaggaatggttcatacacattatctccttgcttagaagctctggagatattacaacacagtaACACACAGTCCTTAATCTTGCATCAGGGTAATACAAGAAGAGGAACACAATTAACAACACTAAAACCttaaacacacgctttgtaaaactCAATTACGGCTTCAGTGAGTTGCACAAGGGTTCAGTCTTCCTTTATATAGCACGAGCTAGgtcttgaattgggcttcaaaaACGCAGCAGGTCCAGAAGTtacttcaaggaatattcttgtatcaaatgttttgtttcctaaaatagttgatttgtttagaaacaaaactaggtcatggcCGCCTTCTAGAACATCAGGAAAGGCGCTACTTAGTGCACAATACTTCAGGTCAAAGCAaccttgtagaagaaaaatatattttccacaaatatattttcaccaaatatttattccttccataaatatattttcaataataatttccTTGaaccacaaatatattttcaccaaatatttattccttccatatatatatttattgtccataaatatattttagaatcaaatcttttatctcttaatattgaggaacaaataacacataaatcgcttactgaagattctggaaacacctgtgtgttggcacacaaattaaaaggcgtggattaattcttcaatcaaatctttcaaagatcttacgcaaaaatatatcattcgcgaaaacagagcgcactggatgtggtatccaatgttgaagcatgaatgttgtatccaatgttaaagcattctatccaacatcttgcttgaatatttgttttagcaaaatgaggccaacataaaacaccaacactatctaacaagtatctacctactatctatgcatcaaagttaaAGAAAATACCTTGCATCGTGTTAAAAGAAACCCactcataccttgaaccttacaatCTTTCCCGTctccaagatgaacaactccaccttcaactagctctagggattcaaaagtatttcttcttcaaacacatgtgataggagcttctAAAGTCCATGACTCAAGACTCCACCGATTCctaacttccactagcacctccgcgTCCACATAATAagttgtttcagacgtaacccgagtattcttagcaccgcctctccaaACTAATGTCGAGTATTAtaaccaccgcctctccaggctgatgtcgagtattattaccatcacctctccaggctgaccttgtgtaaccctgaTTACACCAACTCTTCCATCAATTTTCTCTAacctaaacttcacagcggaacCCCCTCCTCCagaatcaaaccaagagctctgataccagttgttggagaaaaacaggcatagagaaaataaaagaacccAATCAACAACACATGAGTATAAcatggaaactccaaaaccggagaaaaaaccacggccaatgtcaaaaccgacaaccagagaatatcactatgtgaaaattgttacaacacatagacaaCCCTCAGCCTTCCCTTGGCCCCCAGTACACCagcactctccaaagcaaatacctaactacatctcacaacactctaacaaaagagtacaagagaaaaacaaaaagtcagatataagtttaaagtgctactgactggtgcGTTGAAACAAGGAACTTGGGGTCTCTTTATATAGCATTGAGCTCCTCcactcttcacttttctaagcaatgtgggacttctaaaatatatttttcttgtccttttttccttcattagcaatgtagaacttacattgcaatcaaccttTATCTGGTGGATTCTAGAACTTTATCTgacaggtttgtcgcttgcgaacCTGTGTTCCAtaataggattagcgcttgtttttctttccctcttccgtactgcgtcagttggcatcagagcaggtttcCCATGTTCTTTCCGCTTAGCTACACCATTTTTGTCGTGAGAAATCATCAATGAAATTGACATAGTATCAATATCCTAAGTTAGAAGGCACATGGCTAGGACCCTAAATATCAGAATAGACAATATCAAATGAAGACTTATTTTATTGGCATTACTAGGAAAAAACACCCGAACTTGTTTACCAAGCTGACAAGACTCACAATCAAAAGTCTTTAAATGTGAAAGTTGAGGAAACACGCCTTTAACTTATCTAGACTTGGATGACCCAAGCGACGATGAAAGATACCCGAAGATGCAGAAACACCACAAACGGTGGAGGAATGAGGATTAAGTTAATATAGACCCTTTGATTCAAATCCTGTTCCAATAGTCTTTCCCTTACTTCGGTCTTATACAAAGAAAGAGTCGAAACAAAAATTTATGGAACAGTTGAGAGAACATTTAAGTTTACCAATTGATATCAAATTAAAAGGCGAACGATATACAAATAACACATGATTCAAGGATAAAGATGACAAAGGTGAAGATTGCCCAACACCAGTGACTTGTGCTTTGGAGACATTAGCAACAGCGATGTTGTGAGGTATTATAGGAGGTAACAAGTTAGAGATAAGAGAGCGATTACCGGCCATATAATCAGAAGCACCGAAGTCTGGAATCAATGATCTCACGAAGTGAGATAGATTAGCTGTAGAATTACCAATATGAGTCAAAGTGGATGCGGCGGAAGTTTGTTGGACACCATCAAATCAAACCATCAACCaaatagaaaaacaaccaaagaaaaaCGTTCCAACGACTGCATGAGGAACAATGTGCGCGAATGAACAATGTGCACAAAGGTAACAATACTCCCGGTATGAACAGTGTCACGTGTGAATAATGTTCAATGGAAAAATAGGGTTAGCCTTGACGACGGCCGAACccagatataaaacttggatttCTAACCACCTATGTATACCAAGTTGAATAACATAATGATTATCTTGTATTTCACTATAAGGTTCAAACGTATATACAAACAAGAGAGAATCGAAAAATAAGGAAACTAAATATCCTAATAAATTGGAAACTAAATCTATCATAATAAATacaactagtttaaagacccgtgcgaatgcacagatcattgacttttatttgatatttaagttttttttttgaataatatttgatatttaattttgtcattatattGCCGCCTTTGTTCTTGATACACATATATCAGAGACTGCGATTTGCGACATAGAGACTGCGATTTGCTATGCTAGGGTTTGCGATTAACACCTTCAGTCCTTCTTCATCGTGATTTCTTTAACACTGCTCAGTCCTTCTTCATCATGGCGATTTGCGATATGCTCTGCTAGGGTTTGCGATTAACACCTTCAATCCTTCTTCATCGCGATTTCTTTTTCTCTGCTCAGGTTCTCTCATCGCGCCGTACCCTACACTAGACGATGTGCTTCTATCTCTGTTCCTAGGTCTGTTACAGTTTCATCATACGCAAAAGATTCAAGGGGTTTAGCAAGGGTTATTGGAAATTATAGCAAGATAGCCATGGGATCTTGCTAGGGATTTGGGGTTGTCTCTCCTTTGTGAGAATTGTGATTGGGTATTTGGGTATCTTTGTTTTCTGCTACTCTGTGAAAGTTTGCACTATCTCTGTATCGTAAACGTACTGTTAATTTCTGTTGTCTTCTTTCCTTGTGTTCCTACATTATGTTCTGATAACATGGAGGGAATTAATTTTGGATAACCTTAATATCAATGATGAGGAGGCTTTGTATTTCGATTTGGAGGAGAATTCTGATGAACAACGCCATGTTAATCTCTGTTTGGTGGGTCGATTCATTCATCATGACAGacctattaaattaaatataatgaaggCGCGTATAGCGGATATTTGGAGACCGTTGAAGAGTATGGCCGTGAAGGAAGCCACCCAGGGGttatatttattcaaattttttcacCCCTAGATGTGGAGGAGGTTATTAAGGGAGGGTCGTGGCTTTTTGATAATTTCACTTTGGTTATTGAAAGGATGAAGGTATGTATGGCTTTACATAATATTCATGTCAATTTTTGGGTGCAGATTCATAACGTCCCTGTTGGTATGATGCTTGAGAAGGTGGGGAAGGGTCTTGCAAATTACATAGGGGAATTTGTGGAGTATGATAAGAACAATAATACGAGCTTCTGGCGGTAGTACATGAGGGTAAAGGTGAGGGTGGATGTTAGGAGACCATTGAAGGTTGAGAAAAAGATCATCCTAAATGGTGGATTGGGGGTGTTGTGAAATTTAAGTATGAAAGATCTTTCATAAGCTCTAGATTGGGtttttttgctttgtttgtGGCATTATTGGCCACTCAGAAAACAGGTGTGAGGTCAAACACCATGGAAAGGGATGATGGTAGGAGGGGTTGGTCGAATGAAATTAGAGTGGAGGTGCGCCATCCTGGAGGTAGAGCTGAATCCCGTTGATTACGTGATGAAGGTAGTAGTAGGGTGATGTGCCTACTGATGTCCATGCTAGTGAGAGCGAAACACAATTTTTTCATATTCAATCTTCAATGTTATCAAATTATAATCGTTCGGAACAACCAAAGTTCAATTCCCGGtgtgaacaatttttttgtcggactttacttacctcgcaaTCGAactttgaaaaaacaaaaaatacaaagacAGTGATTATGAACTCATCATTCAAAAACAAGAACATGTTAATTTATGGAGGATTAATATAGGTTCAAATATGTGTTGAAATGATAAAAGTCCATTAATAGTATTaatgtcagaaccggaccggctAATCGGACCGGGAACCGGATGATGGAGCGATCTGGTTAGGTCTGAAAAACGGACAGCAAAAAAACCagtaaaaaaatgtttgaacCGACTCGGAACCAGGCCAAACCAGTGAACCGGCCGTTTAACGATTCtggatttattttaatttttttttataaatcagGACAAAAGATtgtcgttttaattttttttttttttttttaaaatctgaaaACACCAAACCTGTTTGGTTtgtttggaaaagaaaaaatattgaaacttgtaaaggttttctgaaattgaaattagattaggagtaacaaaaaaaaccagTAGATTAGATTGTTGTGTGGTTGTTCATTcttgaaataaataatagagGACAATTTATTTAGTTTGTTTTCATAGATGTAGGAGAAGAAAGGGCAAAAGAAATCagatggagaagaagaaaaagaataaagtCATGAAACGCATAAAAGTGAATGAGTGATAGATGAAGCCATGAAATGAAAAGAGTTACAATACGGGAAGCTGCTGCGCCACTGCTGCTTGTATCAATTTGAGAGATGAAAAGATTAGTATGTTATATAGTAGACGTTTAGGGTTTGATGATGGATAATGGATTGGGCTTAATAAGAAGCCCATGatgtttttttgacaataagctcatgatgttttggttttttgttttttttgttatgttcttgttatttatttttaattttaatcactaCTTTTTTGATGGATAATGGagtaacattttatttttaactttttttttaattacttactatattataatatatgtatctttttaattgaaatattgtaataaaaaaaattactattatagATTTATATTGTCTAATTTTTAGtcacaaaaatttatatattattttgacaCATGActgaattattttaaaatttatatattatttaaaaatatatatttaattaaaaatggttcGACCcgatataatataataaacaatttatatatattatatatacatgagtGAATTAAACctcttataatataataattaaaaataatatttaattactaCTCAACTCCTTTCACATTTGAATATAGTGTAATTTTTgctttaatattattttatatattattaaaaatatttaaatatactcatttaattaaaaacggtcgACCCGTTTGaaccccggtccgaccaattgaaccttcaACCAGTAAgttcgccggttcgatgaccggtccagTTCTGACAACCTTAATTAATACTATGAAATTTTTATAGAAGACTAATATATATAGGTTCAAATATGgagaaatgttaaaaataaacattttttacaAGATAGAATAAACATAGCTAGAGCAAAAAATTTCTTACAAGATAGAACATGGATCGACACACATATAAACTTCGACAGGAAATACGTTGTTATGAATACATGGATTATAAAATAAAGCAAGTACAGTActtgatatttattttgggtTGTATGAGAAATCagaattatttataaaaagaaaaaagccAAACATATGAGTGTTTGTTACCTTATAATCTCAGCTCATGCATACTGAAGTAGAATAATTTTCCTGATCGTTTTACCAATTAATCTGCAGTATAGTATAGATAGCATCAAGAGAATAAGTAAGCAAGCAAACTATGAATGATGGTGACATTTAGCCTGCACAAATTGTGCACAAAAACTTTTTGAAGGACACGTGTTAGTGACACTTTTTTATTACcggttataaaaaaaagttaacttttGCTATTTAAACCTTACCTACCTCTCTTGTCTGTACAAGAAGTAATACATACCCTACTTACATTTCACCTTTTTGCCCCTTTTTCACGTTTTTcatatttaccttttttttataattattattaataaaataattattattattataataaaataaaaaataaattatttttatttaattgagtttaaaaataaaactttacaCTGCCATATTGCATAATTTGATTGCGCTAATTTTAAGTGTACTAATTTATCATAACTCTAGTTAAGCCACTCTTAAGTCAACTCAGACATAATATTatttctaatattattttttatattaattgtcATCATCGGTGTAGAATATATGGACAAACAGTACGGTAAAAAAAGTGGGCACATAGAGTCGTTCATAATCTAGTTAGAGCGTCTATATTTTAGTTAAccctaacatttttttattatcatcCTCGTTATATTGatactattatatatatgatatgatgaaatgaattgatttagctttactttaaaaaaatggcCACGTAAATGAATTTCggctcaaaataaaattagctATTAGATCGTTTATAatatttggttaaaatattttatcaacctgactgttaaatatcacataattAGACTGAAAGACAAATGAGAATGATAATTTTCATAATCAGACTTCGAATGTATAGACTGATTGTAATAACGATCTCATCAGAGACCTAGTTTATATAAAAGGGTCATGGAGTTTGACTCgagaatttgaatttgatcaaTCTCACATAATTTGAATTTGCAGCGAGTCGTCACcgtattagatttttttaattatttatttaaaaaataaaatcgaaCATCGTTTTATACGTATCGACGACGTTCCAAAGAGTATCGGCGAATCGGTGCTTCAAAGCTCAAAATAACCTCCAAAATTCTCATGAGTATTTTTTgtgtaagaaaattaaaaaatttgtgtaacgtcttatttttttaattaatagaaggattttttcttataaggatttttttttattgcagaGAAGGATCAATTAACTGAACAAGTTGTATTAAACATAgaaagattgattttttttgtcaaaaaaataaaactgaacaagtttttattttggtcaagaaaaaaaaactgaacaagttataattatattaaacatttatagcaaaatatattttttggttaaaaaaaaaaacatttatagcAAAATGTCTCAAAAAAGAAACATTTATAGCAAAATAATATcttccaaaaaatatttttttttcaaaaaaatatttggccCAAACTTCCAGCCCAAAAGacacaaataaataacataaatttatatgatttaaaatattcattgtatccaaaaaaaaaaatttcatttggtGGGGTCATGggagttgagatcctctccatttcttatgttttccatttcttccattaccaaagtttttaaatattttggggtgtataaatgacatttggacccacttgatgtcacatttttgcatttatattcccaaaactatataataatggaggaaatgaaaagaattggaaatggagaggatcctacatggttttattttttatgtatgaCCAATAAGTCATAAAAAGTTAACAAGTCAACAATCAAAATTAATCTCAACCACtacaatattatatattatatccaATGGCTCACattgaaacaaataaatttgtGCACCCATGCACAAATTTTACAATTTGTGCATACTAAACCCACCCCAAATTTATGgtctaaaaaaagaagaaatatgGGATCGAACGAATAAAGTAACCTCCTTAGAACATTATTACAAGACGCAAAGTATATTCATTGAGTGATCATAGCAAGCTAAGCAACCAAGGAACGAACAACTTCCATGACATGATCATGTTAACTGACGCAAAGTATATTCATTGAGTGATGATACCAAGCTAAGCAACCAAggaactgacgcagtacggaagcgtgaagaaaaagcaagcgctaatcctattaGATAAAagctctggaatccaccagatttctggaatccaccagaaaaagtaactaatctagaatccactagacttccggaatccaccagaaggaataatttggaatccaccagaaggaataatttggaatccaccaaatttgagaaaaatctcggTATTTTTATTCGATCAAAATGTttccttcaaggctacaataatttagtttaaataggagtgaaaaataaaattaacaaatctcctaaaagattgtaaaaataaaaataacaaacctagctaaataaaaataacaaatctacctaaaatataaaaataactaatctatgtgaaatataaaaataagaaatctacttaaaatataataaaactaaatctatctaaaataataaattactaaagaaaccctcctacatcagtctcctctacctcaaaagaactcgaccccgagttctcatcttgataCTCACTCATGCGTTTATCATAGTAGAAACTTAGTACTGGTTCTGCTTTAATTAACAAATTCTTTCTCGTTTGCTTGATTGCTACTTTTTGCTCTTCCTTTAGTCTTGCCTCATACCTactcttttcttctttaaaagcttgatttttctCTTCTAACTTGAGATAATAGTTTGTTAATCCATCTAATAACTCCACAAGGGCAGTAGAGATTATATGCATAACATGAGATTACCGATAAATGTTCATAAGTTTCTTTGTTTGTGTTGTCCTTAAGGTCGCATCATATTGCGCTGCCGACGACGATAAATTTGTTACACGACATTCTTTCTCCTTTGTTTCTTCATCAATTTCTGTCGTCACCTCTATTTGGATGTCGCAATCCATGCCATTGTTGTTCTCGTTGAAACTACCCTCCAATTCTAGATTGAGCACTCCTTCCTCATTGATTGTAGTTTCTACCATTTTAGACTCCACATCCGTTTGATCCTTTTTCTCTGAATCATCATGTTCATCGATCTCTTCCTTCTCATCTTTCGATTCATCAACTTCAACCGAAGCATCTTGTTCAACAACTACTTCGGTTTCTGTCGGTTCGGATTTATAAGCAGGATCGTCAAGTTTCTCGGGAAGAGATGGCTGGTTATCATCTAGGGTTTCAGTAGCTATGTGGCGTAGATGAAAATTATTGGCATGATTGTTGTTATTGGCATTATTGAAGATGCTAAATGCTTCCTCAAATTTAACATTAACATACCAATTAACATAAGTTATCAAAACAGAAtgtttagcaatatctttaatcgtTTTACGCGAGTTACCTGTCATTCTGTAAGCATGCCTCAAAAGGCCGGACAACGAGTAATCTTTGTTGTAACAAAACGGAGAACAATATGTCGAATCAGAGATTTTAAACTCGTAGTAATCATCCTTCAACCTTTTGTAATATCGACGCTCATAGTACTCCAAATCAGATTCACCACGAGTATGTTCTGACTTTATGTACGTAACAATATGGTTGTTATTGCGAACCCTAATAACCGGAATTGATTCTCCCATGGCTGATCACGTTAGGAAAAGAACAagagaaacctgctctgataccaactgacgcagtacggaagcgtgaaggaaaagcaagcgctaatcctattaGATAAAAGTTCTGGAATCCACAAGATTTCTGGAATCCACTAGAAaaagtaactaatctagaatccactagacttccggaatccaccagaaggaataatttggaatccaccaaatttgagaaaaatctcggtatttttattcaatcaaaaggtttccttcaaggctacaataatttagtttaaataggagtgaaaaataaaattaacaaatctcctaaaagattgtaaaaataaaaataacaaacctagctaaataaaaataacaaatctacctaaaatataaaaataactaatctatgtgaaatataaaaataagaaatctacttaaaatataataaaactaaatctaactaaaataataaattactaaagaaaccCGCCTACATCAGCAACGAACAACTTCCATGACATGATCATGTTAACTGACGCAAAGTATATTCATTGAGTGATGATACCAAGCTAAGCAAGCAAGGAAGGAACAACTTCCCTCACACGATCATGTCAACCGATATAAGATGGGAGTTTTGGTTCctcttctattttattttatatttgaaaagaaACTTATGCATTttttgagaataaaataatCCACCAAAATTTATTGAACAGTTAAATGGAGGAAGAAACTAACAGGCAGGAAAGATGGATGCAAACTACTAATGAATTGTTAGGTGCTGTACGTAAGGAAACATGTCAACCTTATAGCATACCCGTTGTTCCAGACGAACTTCGCAAATCGAATGAGACTGCTTACATGCCAAAAGTTGTTTCCATTGGACCCCTATACAAAGGTAAGAAGGAGCTATTACCAATGGAAGAGATCAAATGGCGCTGCCTTACATCTCTTCTAAGTCGAACATTTGGGCAAGATACAATTGCAACTTGTTTGGATACAGTTATAAAATCAGATGCAGCTGTTCGCGCAAGCTACGTTGATGAAATCGCACTGGACAGGTATGATCTGGCCACAACTATGGTATTT
This portion of the Trifolium pratense cultivar HEN17-A07 linkage group LG3, ARS_RC_1.1, whole genome shotgun sequence genome encodes:
- the LOC123915095 gene encoding uncharacterized protein LOC123915095, translated to MDKEGGTISRPPLLIGPENYDYWKAKMMAFLKSIDSRTWKAIENGWEAPVVLDKDGNKTTEVKAVKDYSKDEDELALGNSKALNAIFNGVDINMFRLVKRCTVAKNAWEILRKAHEGTSKVKLSKLQMLRTNFENLCMKEEETIHDFHMNILEFANSFDALGEPISDEKLVSKILRSLPKRFDMKVTAIEESQDLATIQVDELIGSLQTYELGMNQRKEKKNKSLAFASNTGEDEESDLESDESLSEAMVLLGRQFNRVMKRMDKKSKFNVPSIKLDINKQTNDQRRARSDEKTSQSEGVQCHECEGYGHIKAECPTFLKRQRKGLTITWSDEDDSEEETESGSAKHVNALTGVCESDAESCDGTSYEELLTTYKDLFIRSNEVYKALEKQKKANCQLQAEKNECLVTIDTLNKEIEKLNGDLEHARRQVRVYGSGEEKFQAMLLKQSAGKKPIGFDYEIVDQQMGYNKATISTPIEKTFPVSAGFLPPHPPTHQGTDTWLKPKLEPPAQTGSMPQHPPPHRNNWSRTKSRRRNWRCHYCGRKGHIRPYCYKLYGYPKNFRSPAPKPENVKTKKEWKEKENDVCLIAHTSLRASSRQDCYVTFGDGAKGEIKGIGNLINNGLPNLDNVLLVKGLTTNLISISQLYDQGMKVNFTKSECLVTNEEGRLLMKGVMSKDNCYLWVSEEENHLSTCLLSKEDKVKPWHQEISHLHLRGLKKVIAEEAIRGNAKLKIEEGTICGECQICKQTMVAHPRLQHPVTSRALELLNIDLMGPMQTESLGGKREKEVVIVRIRSDHGKEFENAKFFDLCASEGIFLGYSTNSRAYRVYNSRTKVTMESINVIVDAAPSTKTEDVESSIQQSYDIVFDEVSGSNNESTNPKSEPARVNKVPFIRDLAEENIVKLDHVAIEEQVADIFSKALDVVEFERLRGKLRICLHKEL